Proteins co-encoded in one Cercospora beticola chromosome 7, complete sequence genomic window:
- the RPS29 gene encoding 40S ribosomal protein uS14, translated as MSHDTVFYSRPRTYGKGSRGCRVTGDKKKSGVIRKYGLNMSRQAFREKAADIGFHKYR; from the exons ATGTCCCACGACACAGTCTTCTACTCGCGTCCACGCACTTACGGCAAAGGCTCTCGTGGCTG CCGCGTCACTGGCGACAAGAAAAAGTCCGGTGTCATTCGCAAATATGGCTTGAATATGTCTCGTCAAGCGTTTCGTGAGAAGGCGGCGGATATTGGGTTTCATAAG TACCGCTAG